One window of Candidatus Dadabacteria bacterium genomic DNA carries:
- a CDS encoding SDR family NAD(P)-dependent oxidoreductase: protein MAEEVDMSGRNVIVTGAAPNSIGYETARILASWGATVVVTSIHDIELMESSLRGDLRIIGADEKKITAHGLDLCDADSVNDFTTWYRKNYNDRLHVLVNNAGIHKNILNPRKKPPLTKDGFEIHWRTNFLGTFHLTSLLLPVLKQNGLESGDARVVNVTSHLHDRVKNKNMFNDDGDYHSWDAYALSKLALIHLTFEIQRRFAKKYNLQSVALHPGSVKTNLTPTDEFEGKIGYLLNRICSTLTSLFLLRPIFGAQTSVMCASKYPLQGGNYYARCETAESSDDTKDQDVSRLLWDNSDAWVKTLV, encoded by the coding sequence ATGGCGGAAGAAGTTGATATGTCAGGTCGGAACGTCATTGTGACAGGCGCCGCTCCTAATTCAATTGGTTACGAAACGGCCAGGATCCTTGCAAGCTGGGGAGCTACGGTCGTTGTCACCAGTATTCACGATATTGAACTGATGGAAAGCTCCTTGAGGGGAGACTTGCGAATCATTGGCGCTGATGAAAAGAAGATTACGGCCCACGGGTTAGACCTGTGCGATGCTGACAGCGTTAATGATTTCACGACGTGGTACCGGAAAAATTACAACGACCGGCTGCACGTACTTGTCAATAACGCGGGGATTCACAAGAACATTCTTAATCCGAGAAAAAAACCGCCCCTGACAAAGGACGGTTTCGAAATTCACTGGCGAACCAATTTCCTCGGAACTTTTCACCTGACGAGCTTATTGCTTCCAGTTCTCAAGCAGAACGGTCTGGAAAGCGGAGACGCGCGAGTCGTCAACGTGACTTCCCACTTGCACGACAGAGTGAAAAACAAGAACATGTTCAACGATGATGGAGACTACCACTCCTGGGACGCTTATGCGCTGTCAAAATTAGCACTAATTCACCTTACTTTCGAGATACAGAGACGATTTGCCAAAAAGTACAACCTCCAATCGGTAGCCCTGCACCCCGGGTCTGTTAAGACTAATCTTACGCCGACTGATGAATTTGAAGGAAAGATCGGGTATCTTTTAAACCGAATCTGTTCCACGCTCACATCTCTTTTCTTGCTCCGCCCGATATTTGGCGCACAAACTTCCGTGATGTGCGCTAGCAAGTACCCGCTTCAAGGTGGAAATTATTATGCGCGTTGCGAAACAGCGGAATCATCCGACGATACAAAAGACCAGGATGTGTCGAGACTTCTATGGGACAATTCAGATGCATGGGTTAAAACTCTAGT
- a CDS encoding sulfotransferase: protein MTEKNLVTSTDYENPYRPFPVKIFNSVGKLSENLGLSNSLNIEKLTASAIRKTRLEDFGDDGHFEALEVLINSINEEAELTPTGRLIQKIRLTSALAHRLRIEELLKQHPEINDINLGKIILITGLQRSGTTVLHRLLNSHPSIRGVSGTEALNPLPPSNKAKGTVTRNAHAVLAQRLISYLSPQFMAVHPIDHNEPEEDVMLLDLNFMSQAPEATMHVPSYSRWLEEQDHTQTYEYFRKVLKILCWQRPGGNWVLKTPHHMEYLDVFLKVFPTAIVVQTHRDPRKTMPSFCSMVAHNRGIFSDHVDPREIARHWSRKARRMVELTIQSRDKADADRFVDVSYYDLMKDPITELPRIYLKAGVDFDAEAVQQARTFMKRNPQNRFGRHVYHLSDFGLSEEIIEDYFSFYREKYEIPFE, encoded by the coding sequence ATGACCGAAAAGAACCTGGTAACTTCTACAGATTACGAAAATCCCTACCGTCCTTTTCCCGTTAAGATTTTCAATTCCGTCGGGAAGCTAAGTGAAAACCTTGGATTGTCGAATTCTTTGAATATTGAAAAGCTCACCGCCAGCGCGATTCGAAAAACGAGGCTTGAGGATTTTGGTGACGACGGTCACTTTGAGGCGTTGGAAGTTCTCATAAATTCGATTAATGAAGAAGCCGAGCTTACCCCAACCGGCAGGCTGATACAAAAAATTCGACTCACAAGCGCGCTGGCTCATCGCTTGCGAATTGAAGAACTGCTAAAACAGCACCCTGAAATAAATGACATCAATTTGGGAAAAATTATCCTGATCACGGGATTGCAGCGCAGTGGAACGACAGTATTGCATAGGCTGCTGAATTCTCATCCGAGTATTCGAGGCGTGTCGGGCACAGAAGCACTCAACCCGCTACCCCCAAGCAACAAAGCCAAGGGAACGGTCACTCGAAATGCGCATGCAGTCCTCGCACAACGACTGATTTCGTATTTGTCCCCGCAGTTCATGGCGGTTCACCCTATTGACCATAATGAGCCGGAAGAAGATGTAATGCTTCTTGATCTGAACTTTATGAGCCAGGCCCCAGAAGCCACAATGCACGTGCCGAGTTATTCCCGGTGGCTGGAGGAACAGGACCATACGCAGACCTATGAATATTTCCGTAAGGTGCTGAAGATTCTGTGCTGGCAACGCCCCGGCGGTAACTGGGTGCTTAAAACGCCGCATCACATGGAATATCTGGATGTATTTCTTAAAGTTTTCCCAACCGCAATAGTCGTGCAGACCCACCGCGACCCTCGAAAAACCATGCCTTCTTTCTGCAGCATGGTTGCTCACAACCGCGGCATATTCAGCGACCACGTGGACCCAAGGGAAATCGCGAGACACTGGTCCAGAAAGGCTCGCAGGATGGTCGAGTTAACCATCCAGTCCCGAGACAAAGCAGATGCTGACCGATTCGTCGACGTTTCGTACTACGACCTGATGAAGGACCCGATTACCGAGCTTCCCCGGATTTATCTGAAGGCGGGGGTCGATTTTGATGCCGAAGCGGTGCAGCAAGCCAGGACTTTTATGAAAAGAAATCCGCAAAACCGCTTTGGCAGGCACGTCTATCACTTAAGTGATTTCGGGTTGAGCGAGGAAATTATTGAAGATTATTTCTCTTTTTATCGCGAGAAATATGAAATTCCTTTCGAATAG
- a CDS encoding SDR family NAD(P)-dependent oxidoreductase, which translates to MKRKTNQMGDGSFIDAIIIAIRDLAQPKVSEVNPVPEHLRIDGKTCLITGANSGLGKAAAAELARRGANMILACRPGHTKTCDEIKKLSGSENVEMMEVDLSDLQSVHRLCDSLSNRNIKIDIAVLNAGLALRKATKTPQGYETMFTVHFLANRIMIDQWLKDGVICPSSQTGKTPRIIFVSSESHRSSHTIDFDRLGEFTDYELGDSFKYYGISKLVLCTFATELSRRLNTGGKTEVAVHSMCPGGVATNISRETPLILKPIVNPLLRYFFQSPEEAIGPVIYLCCAEEAGTETGIYLHLMQRKSVSPAALDEENGTRLWEASEPLVANSRE; encoded by the coding sequence ATGAAACGAAAAACAAACCAAATGGGAGACGGTTCCTTCATAGACGCTATAATCATCGCAATTCGAGATCTGGCGCAACCCAAGGTATCGGAAGTGAACCCTGTTCCAGAACACTTGCGTATCGATGGCAAAACCTGTCTGATAACCGGAGCGAACAGCGGGCTTGGCAAAGCCGCCGCCGCTGAGCTCGCGAGGCGAGGCGCAAACATGATTTTAGCTTGTCGACCCGGTCATACGAAAACATGCGACGAAATAAAGAAACTGTCCGGTTCCGAGAACGTGGAAATGATGGAAGTAGACCTCTCGGATCTTCAGTCGGTACACCGTCTTTGCGATAGTCTGAGTAACCGCAACATCAAAATTGATATTGCGGTTCTGAACGCAGGCCTGGCGCTCAGAAAGGCAACTAAAACACCGCAGGGCTATGAAACAATGTTTACGGTTCACTTCCTTGCGAATCGCATCATGATTGACCAGTGGCTGAAAGACGGCGTGATCTGTCCATCCAGCCAAACTGGAAAAACGCCGCGAATTATCTTCGTCTCATCCGAGTCCCATCGATCCTCTCATACTATCGATTTCGACCGCCTCGGGGAATTTACCGACTATGAGCTCGGAGATAGCTTCAAGTATTACGGTATCAGCAAACTTGTTTTATGTACGTTTGCGACTGAACTCTCACGCCGTCTGAACACGGGCGGCAAAACTGAAGTTGCGGTTCACTCAATGTGTCCCGGAGGCGTTGCTACGAACATTTCACGGGAAACGCCGTTGATCCTGAAACCCATAGTTAACCCGTTGCTAAGATATTTTTTTCAGTCCCCGGAAGAAGCTATCGGGCCGGTAATCTACTTGTGCTGTGCGGAAGAAGCTGGTACCGAAACAGGTATCTACCTGCATTTAATGCAGCGAAAGTCCGTGTCTCCTGCGGCACTGGATGAGGAAAACGGAACCAGGCTGTGGGAAGCAAGCGAGCCCCTGGTCGCTAATTCCCGAGAGTGA